A single genomic interval of candidate division TA06 bacterium harbors:
- a CDS encoding HDIG domain-containing protein gives MKLDFKTRSLNFAKAFWPLDAPARKRQIFWLKRAAIAFGLLLIVANLFSPARHDELEMKEGDVSNHDIVAPFDFPVLKYPGELAAQQDSAELNMLAIAYRSPEVDNKILGDVDRFLVKLSALREEDEYLSVKKKRLESWGLGISPATVNLLLSLPELYPFQQGLHSICRQTVSTGILPLSDEQTRGLGNQIVIRDQDQLKRTPVQDLATAQSLPLLMKIKAEQAFPKSAPLAQAAAEAATGLLVPNLNLDLDEVNNARALARHNVPLAVGQVAKGERLVASYQVIDAPAAQKLYSLKVRLDEIALVSRQGGWRYLLTLLSRLLALGFFLGILIIYLYRFRPEIFNNDSHLLLLAVVILLTMLGGWAVLGQQRLSPYLIPAAVGPLIIGLIFDVTLGAVVAITGSLLLGVVTGFNFPLTVVLLASGAVAAFAARDLRGRLKFIFKSFFAISLINILAIAAVEYLRQAPAGQIKQALALGPANAALSVVLALVLLPVLEAVFRATTDYSLLELADPDQSLLKRLSLEAPGTFQHSLLVGNLAEAAALAIGANSLQARIMGYYHDAGKLAKPDYFIENQNTGVNRHDGLAPKVSHLVLVSHVKDGVELAKKQRLPQLIVDAIAQHHGTTLSKFFYLKAVQTSEGGVLESDFRYPGPKPQSKEIGLVMLADVVEATVRSLKDHSTKRVRKVVRAIIAEKANQLELDESNLTLHELNLTGEAFMPVLTAVFHPRIEYPQTSMLEEKPR, from the coding sequence CCTTCGGCCTGCTTTTGATCGTGGCCAACCTCTTCTCCCCGGCCCGCCACGACGAGCTGGAGATGAAGGAAGGCGACGTCAGCAACCACGACATCGTAGCCCCCTTCGACTTCCCGGTGCTGAAGTATCCGGGGGAGCTGGCGGCCCAGCAGGACAGCGCCGAGCTTAACATGCTGGCCATCGCCTACCGCAGCCCCGAGGTGGACAACAAGATACTGGGCGACGTCGACCGTTTTCTGGTAAAGCTTTCCGCCCTCCGGGAGGAGGATGAGTATCTATCGGTCAAAAAGAAACGGCTGGAAAGCTGGGGACTGGGGATCTCCCCGGCCACCGTAAACCTGCTGTTGTCCCTGCCCGAGCTTTATCCCTTTCAGCAGGGCCTCCATTCCATCTGCCGCCAGACGGTCTCCACCGGCATCCTGCCTTTAAGCGACGAGCAGACCCGGGGGCTGGGGAACCAGATAGTGATCCGGGACCAGGATCAGCTTAAGCGGACTCCGGTGCAGGACCTGGCCACCGCCCAAAGTCTGCCGTTGCTGATGAAGATCAAGGCCGAACAGGCTTTCCCAAAGTCGGCTCCGCTGGCCCAGGCCGCCGCCGAGGCGGCCACCGGACTGCTGGTGCCCAATCTTAACCTGGACCTGGATGAAGTGAACAACGCCCGGGCGCTGGCCCGCCACAATGTGCCCCTGGCCGTGGGCCAGGTAGCCAAGGGGGAGCGCTTGGTGGCGTCCTATCAGGTGATCGACGCCCCGGCCGCCCAAAAGCTCTACTCCCTTAAGGTGCGCCTGGACGAGATCGCCCTGGTCTCCCGCCAGGGCGGCTGGCGGTATCTTTTGACCTTGCTGTCAAGGCTTCTGGCTCTGGGCTTCTTTCTGGGGATTTTGATCATCTACCTCTACCGTTTCCGGCCCGAGATCTTCAACAATGATTCCCATCTGCTGCTTTTGGCGGTGGTGATCCTGCTGACCATGCTGGGCGGCTGGGCGGTGCTGGGGCAGCAACGCCTCTCGCCGTATCTGATCCCGGCGGCGGTGGGCCCGCTGATCATCGGTCTGATCTTCGACGTAACTTTGGGGGCGGTGGTGGCCATCACCGGCAGCCTGCTTTTGGGAGTGGTCACCGGATTCAACTTCCCTTTGACCGTGGTACTGCTGGCCTCGGGCGCGGTGGCGGCCTTCGCAGCCAGAGACCTGCGGGGCCGGCTTAAGTTCATCTTCAAGAGTTTTTTTGCCATCAGCCTGATCAACATCCTGGCCATAGCCGCGGTGGAATATTTAAGGCAGGCCCCGGCCGGGCAGATCAAGCAGGCATTGGCGCTGGGGCCGGCCAACGCCGCCCTTTCTGTGGTTCTGGCCCTGGTGTTGCTTCCCGTCCTGGAGGCCGTCTTCAGGGCCACCACCGACTACAGCCTGCTGGAGCTGGCCGACCCGGATCAGTCCCTGCTGAAGAGGCTCTCGCTGGAAGCGCCGGGAACCTTCCAGCACAGTCTTTTAGTGGGCAACCTGGCCGAGGCCGCCGCCCTCGCCATCGGGGCCAACAGCCTCCAGGCCCGGATCATGGGATACTACCACGATGCCGGCAAGCTGGCCAAGCCCGATTACTTCATCGAGAACCAGAACACCGGGGTCAACCGCCACGATGGGCTGGCCCCCAAGGTCAGCCATCTGGTGCTGGTCTCCCACGTCAAGGACGGAGTGGAGCTGGCAAAAAAACAGCGCCTGCCCCAGCTGATAGTGGACGCCATAGCCCAGCACCACGGAACTACTCTTTCCAAATTCTTTTACCTCAAGGCGGTCCAGACCAGCGAAGGCGGGGTGCTGGAATCCGACTTCCGCTATCCCGGGCCCAAACCCCAGTCCAAGGAGATCGGGCTGGTGATGCTGGCCGACGTGGTGGAGGCCACCGTCCGGTCGCTCAAGGACCATAGCACCAAAAGGGTGCGCAAGGTGGTCCGGGCCATCATAGCCGAGAAGGCCAACCAGCTGGAGCTGGACGAATCCAACCTGACCCTGCATGAGCTGAATTTGACCGGGGAGGCCTTCATGCCGGTGCTGACCGCGGTCTTCCATCCCCGGATAGAATATCCCCAGACCAGCATGCTGGAAGAAAAACCGCGCTAG
- the ybeY gene encoding rRNA maturation RNase YbeY, producing MSVHFEHLVPVRDFKPSSLKALIERILKVESRPGCDLTVIFTDSAHLRRLNRRYRGKDKVTDVISFAMTEGADSRYNAKELGDVYISLPRARRQAREYRVAAGEEIKRLTVHGVLHLLGYDHVKPGQAPKMQRREEFYLYGN from the coding sequence ATGTCCGTACATTTTGAGCATCTGGTCCCCGTCCGGGATTTCAAGCCTTCCAGCCTGAAGGCTTTGATAGAAAGGATATTGAAAGTGGAATCCCGCCCGGGCTGCGACCTGACCGTGATCTTCACTGACAGCGCCCACCTGCGCCGTCTCAACCGCCGCTACCGGGGCAAGGACAAAGTGACCGATGTCATCTCCTTTGCCATGACCGAAGGAGCTGACTCCCGGTATAATGCAAAAGAACTGGGCGACGTCTATATCTCCCTGCCCCGGGCCCGGCGCCAGGCCCGGGAATACCGGGTCGCGGCCGGGGAGGAGATCAAAAGGCTGACGGTCCACGGGGTATTGCACCTTCTGGGATACGACCATGTCAAACCCGGCCAGGCCCCCAAAATGCAGCGCCGGGAAGAATTCTATCTTTACGGGAATTGA
- a CDS encoding HlyC/CorC family transporter, with protein sequence MDISIWGELLLIAALIFFNGLLSASEIALITVRKSSLKELAHRGDLRAKSALRLLEDPSRLFATIQMGVTFLGFLASAVAAVSSYKLVSQALEGVPLGIISKNSHPIALALVTAVVSFFTIILGELTPKNIALKHSQFITLLAARPLEFVAAAARPAIWLLTKATDLALSFFGIKKAQLSSKITEDEIKALLSAGHEQGVLDSSETEMIHGIFELGDKTAREIMVPRIDMVAAPSDLPIVKAVKLMEKAGHSRIPVYRQTIDNIVGIAYATDINKILRSGVKNQPVDELARPAHFVPESKKLDGLLQEFQSWKTHLAIVVDEYGGTAGMVTLEDVLEEIVGEVRDEFDTEEPLFRKIDERSYRIDARIDIEQLNEALGSDFPTEGFETLGGFIYDIAGKVPSSGEKLKWPKDQPTWEFTVEAVRKRRIMAVRARRLIKPSSKTSPQDGAGQSTLTE encoded by the coding sequence TTGGATATTTCCATCTGGGGCGAACTGCTGTTGATCGCGGCGCTGATCTTTTTCAACGGACTTTTGTCCGCCTCCGAAATAGCCCTGATCACGGTCCGCAAAAGCAGCCTTAAGGAGCTGGCCCATCGCGGAGATCTGAGGGCCAAGTCGGCCTTAAGGCTTTTGGAGGACCCCTCCCGGCTGTTCGCCACAATTCAGATGGGCGTCACCTTTTTGGGCTTTCTGGCTTCGGCTGTGGCCGCCGTTTCCAGCTACAAGCTGGTATCCCAGGCCCTGGAAGGCGTTCCCCTGGGCATCATCTCCAAAAACAGCCATCCCATCGCCCTGGCCCTGGTCACCGCGGTGGTCTCCTTCTTCACCATCATCCTGGGTGAGCTGACCCCCAAGAACATCGCCCTCAAACATTCCCAGTTCATCACCCTGCTGGCCGCCAGACCCCTGGAGTTTGTGGCGGCGGCGGCCCGGCCAGCCATCTGGCTTTTGACCAAAGCCACCGACCTGGCCCTCTCCTTCTTCGGGATCAAGAAGGCACAGCTTTCCTCCAAGATCACCGAAGACGAGATTAAGGCCCTGCTTTCGGCCGGGCACGAGCAGGGGGTGCTGGACAGCAGCGAGACCGAGATGATCCACGGGATCTTCGAGCTGGGGGACAAGACCGCCCGGGAGATCATGGTGCCCCGGATCGACATGGTGGCGGCCCCTTCGGACCTTCCCATCGTCAAGGCGGTCAAACTGATGGAGAAGGCCGGACACTCCCGGATTCCGGTCTACCGCCAGACCATCGACAACATCGTGGGGATAGCCTACGCTACAGACATCAACAAAATTCTGCGCTCGGGAGTCAAGAACCAGCCGGTGGACGAGCTGGCCCGGCCCGCCCATTTTGTGCCCGAGTCCAAGAAGCTGGACGGCCTGCTGCAGGAGTTCCAGTCATGGAAGACCCACCTGGCCATCGTAGTGGACGAGTACGGCGGCACCGCCGGGATGGTCACTTTGGAGGACGTGCTGGAGGAGATAGTGGGCGAGGTCCGGGACGAGTTCGACACCGAGGAGCCGCTGTTCCGCAAAATCGACGAAAGGTCCTACCGGATCGACGCCCGGATAGACATCGAGCAGTTGAACGAAGCCCTGGGCTCCGATTTTCCCACCGAGGGTTTTGAGACCCTGGGCGGTTTCATCTACGACATCGCCGGCAAGGTACCGTCATCCGGGGAAAAACTCAAATGGCCGAAAGACCAGCCGACCTGGGAATTCACGGTGGAGGCAGTACGCAAGCGGAGGATCATGGCCGTCCGGGCCAGGCGGCTGATCAAACCGTCCTCCAAGACCAGCCCGCAGGACGGTGCAGGGCAGAGTACGCTCACAGAATGA
- the recO gene encoding DNA repair protein RecO gives MIQRTEAVILKTQNWSESSRIVHAFTRKFGRMKFMAKGVRRTKSKFGAAFDPGTLSQIVFYRSIRSEIHTASEAAVVFYPGQACRTENLGFLAPALEVAYRATDLESPNLALFNNLLVLIKALEHSPGPQHPLAEFCLASINNLGYHPVLDRCLDCRKTAGDELFLFSLSLGGLLCPGCCKKHGESVALTRPVLKGLDFWQQHDYLPPMEAADSLFLIRLLAEFINHHLSGHSRLVSFKYLPRE, from the coding sequence ATGATCCAACGCACAGAAGCCGTCATTCTTAAGACCCAGAACTGGTCAGAGTCCAGCCGGATCGTCCACGCCTTTACCCGGAAATTCGGCCGGATGAAGTTCATGGCCAAGGGCGTCCGCCGTACTAAAAGCAAGTTCGGCGCGGCTTTTGACCCAGGGACCCTGTCCCAGATAGTTTTTTACCGCAGCATCAGGTCCGAGATCCACACCGCCTCCGAGGCCGCGGTGGTTTTTTACCCCGGCCAGGCTTGCAGGACGGAGAACCTGGGTTTTTTGGCCCCGGCCCTGGAAGTGGCCTACCGGGCCACCGACCTGGAATCTCCGAACCTGGCCCTCTTCAACAATCTGCTGGTGCTGATCAAGGCCCTGGAGCACAGCCCCGGCCCCCAGCACCCGCTGGCCGAGTTCTGTTTGGCCTCCATCAACAACCTGGGCTACCACCCGGTGCTGGACCGCTGCCTGGACTGCCGGAAGACGGCCGGGGATGAGCTGTTCCTGTTCTCGCTTTCGCTGGGCGGGCTGCTCTGCCCCGGCTGCTGCAAAAAACACGGCGAATCGGTGGCCCTGACCCGGCCGGTGCTTAAAGGCCTTGATTTCTGGCAACAGCACGATTACCTGCCTCCGATGGAGGCCGCCGATTCGCTGTTCCTGATCCGGCTGCTGGCCGAGTTCATCAACCACCACCTTTCCGGGCATTCCCGGCTGGTGTCGTTCAAATACCTGCCCCGGGAATGA
- a CDS encoding tetratricopeptide repeat protein: MELKNKIEELFSLADQNVRQGDRLGAIANLTEVAGLPGIARQQPLSLECAHWGLAGLLIAERKVEQAEVHLKEAIKLNPQEAGYLQELGALYNYQARFEEAATQFEKCLDLRPGHPETTHLLGWAVFMSGDLKRGQKMLEFALELDENNVGTLNDLAVCMMEQGKIKEAMGMVEKALELDPHNELLRSFHEMLAGKTGTANKKKQNKRKSSE; this comes from the coding sequence ATGGAATTAAAAAATAAGATCGAAGAGCTGTTCTCCCTGGCCGATCAAAATGTCAGGCAGGGGGACCGCTTGGGGGCCATCGCCAACCTGACCGAGGTGGCTGGACTGCCGGGGATCGCCCGGCAGCAGCCTCTCTCGCTGGAATGCGCTCACTGGGGGCTGGCCGGTCTGTTGATCGCCGAAAGAAAGGTAGAACAGGCCGAGGTCCATTTAAAGGAGGCCATCAAGCTTAATCCACAGGAGGCAGGTTATCTTCAGGAACTGGGTGCACTATACAACTATCAGGCCAGGTTCGAGGAGGCGGCTACCCAGTTTGAGAAATGCCTGGACTTAAGGCCCGGGCATCCCGAGACCACACATCTTTTAGGCTGGGCGGTGTTCATGTCCGGCGACCTGAAGCGGGGGCAGAAAATGCTGGAGTTTGCGCTGGAGCTGGACGAGAACAACGTCGGGACGCTCAACGACCTGGCGGTCTGCATGATGGAGCAGGGAAAGATCAAAGAGGCCATGGGCATGGTGGAAAAGGCCCTGGAGCTGGATCCCCATAATGAACTGTTGAGATCGTTCCATGAAATGCTGGCAGGGAAAACCGGAACGGCCAATAAGAAAAAACAAAACAAAAGAAAATCATCGGAATAA
- a CDS encoding phosphoribosylaminoimidazolesuccinocarboxamide synthase has product MKIITQTNFPDLKKISQGKVRDIYDLGEHLLIVATDRISAFDVVLPNAIPYKGYVLTQISKFWFGKMSGIMPNHLVATEVKDFPATCQKYKEELEGRSMLVKKAKPLPVECIVRGYLTGSGLKDYQKTGKVCGIELPKGLVESSRLESPIFTPSTKAEIGDHDENISFERMSEILGTEKAEKVKLLSLDIYSAARKIGEEKGIIIADTKFEMGDFKNELILIDEVLTPDSSRFWPLAGYQAGRSQPSFDKQFVRDYLSTLDWNKQDPGPELPKEVVEKTSQKYLEALKILTGQSS; this is encoded by the coding sequence ATGAAAATCATAACCCAAACCAATTTCCCTGACCTGAAAAAGATCTCACAGGGCAAGGTGCGCGACATCTACGACCTGGGCGAACACCTGCTCATCGTTGCCACCGACCGGATCTCGGCCTTCGACGTGGTCCTGCCCAACGCCATTCCCTACAAGGGTTACGTACTGACCCAGATTTCCAAGTTCTGGTTCGGAAAAATGTCGGGCATCATGCCAAATCACCTGGTGGCCACCGAGGTCAAGGATTTCCCGGCAACCTGCCAAAAGTACAAGGAGGAGCTCGAGGGCCGCTCGATGCTGGTCAAGAAGGCCAAACCCCTGCCGGTGGAGTGCATCGTCCGGGGCTACCTGACAGGCTCGGGGCTCAAGGACTACCAGAAGACCGGGAAGGTCTGCGGGATAGAGCTCCCCAAGGGCCTGGTGGAATCAAGCCGGCTGGAGAGCCCCATCTTTACACCCTCCACCAAGGCCGAGATCGGGGACCACGACGAGAACATTTCCTTCGAAAGGATGTCCGAGATCCTCGGGACCGAAAAGGCGGAGAAGGTCAAACTTTTGTCACTGGATATATATTCCGCAGCCCGAAAGATCGGAGAAGAAAAAGGCATCATTATCGCCGACACCAAGTTTGAGATGGGTGACTTCAAAAACGAACTTATCCTGATAGACGAGGTGCTGACCCCGGATTCCTCACGCTTCTGGCCCCTGGCCGGATACCAGGCGGGAAGGAGCCAGCCCAGCTTCGATAAGCAGTTCGTTCGCGACTACTTGAGCACTCTGGACTGGAACAAACAGGACCCCGGTCCGGAACTTCCCAAAGAAGTTGTGGAAAAGACCAGCCAAAAATACCTGGAAGCTCTGAAAATACTCACCGGTCAAAGCAGTTAA
- the purE gene encoding 5-(carboxyamino)imidazole ribonucleotide mutase, with protein sequence MPNPKVAVLMGSDSDLPVMEKAVETLKELGITPQVKILSAHRVPEKVAEFTKGARGGGFECIIAGAGLAAHLAGAVAANTTLPVIGVPLKSGALAGVDALYATVQMPSGIPVATVAIDGAKNAAILAGQILSIKYPEIAKKLEEMREKMKKEVEKKSQDAELKYNK encoded by the coding sequence ATGCCCAACCCCAAAGTAGCGGTTCTGATGGGTTCCGACAGCGACCTGCCGGTGATGGAGAAGGCCGTCGAGACCCTTAAGGAGCTGGGAATAACCCCGCAGGTCAAAATCCTTTCGGCCCACCGGGTCCCGGAGAAAGTGGCCGAGTTCACCAAGGGCGCCCGAGGCGGAGGTTTCGAGTGCATCATCGCCGGGGCCGGACTGGCGGCCCATCTGGCCGGGGCGGTGGCGGCCAATACCACTTTGCCGGTGATCGGCGTGCCGCTAAAGAGCGGTGCCCTGGCCGGGGTGGACGCGCTGTATGCCACGGTCCAGATGCCCTCCGGCATCCCGGTAGCCACGGTTGCCATAGATGGGGCCAAGAACGCCGCCATACTGGCGGGGCAGATTCTGTCCATCAAGTACCCCGAGATCGCCAAAAAGCTGGAGGAAATGCGGGAGAAGATGAAGAAGGAAGTGGAGAAAAAATCCCAGGACGCAGAATTAAAATACAACAAATAA
- the greA gene encoding transcription elongation factor GreA, with product MSRVVVTKEGLAKLKAELENLVKVERPTISAALAHARSLGDLSENAEYHSAKDKQGLIESRIRKLQEDLAQAEVIDESQLAQGVAVFGRSVKVKDLSDNSIETYILVGPHEADFEAGKISVESPIGRGLLGKKKGDTAEIIVPSGSIKYKIISIT from the coding sequence ATGAGCAGAGTGGTGGTAACCAAGGAAGGGTTGGCCAAATTAAAGGCCGAGCTGGAAAACCTGGTCAAGGTGGAAAGGCCTACCATTTCGGCCGCCCTGGCCCATGCCCGGAGCCTGGGAGATCTTTCTGAGAATGCTGAGTATCATTCGGCCAAGGACAAGCAGGGCCTGATAGAATCACGGATCCGGAAACTGCAGGAAGATCTGGCCCAGGCCGAGGTGATAGACGAAAGCCAGCTGGCCCAGGGGGTGGCGGTTTTCGGCCGTTCGGTCAAGGTCAAGGATCTCTCGGATAACAGCATAGAGACCTACATACTGGTGGGCCCCCATGAAGCCGATTTTGAAGCGGGCAAGATCTCGGTGGAAAGCCCCATCGGCCGTGGCCTGCTGGGCAAGAAGAAGGGCGATACCGCCGAGATAATCGTTCCCTCAGGCAGCATCAAGTACAAGATAATATCGATCACCTAG
- a CDS encoding bifunctional folylpolyglutamate synthase/dihydrofolate synthase, with protein sequence MTYQHAIEYLMSFLDLEKAPGQKYHDDSYNLDGFRQLLSQVGNPQNSFKSILVAGTKGKGSTAAFIESALRAQGIKAGLYTSPHLISFCERIRLNGRNILERDFAQRLDCLKPFLEKQKFNTASPAGGSSTVFEILTAMAFLYFQEMGIEWAVLEVGVGGRLDCTNVVNPRVSVITNISHDHTEILGDSLKEIAGEKAGIIRQDGLVVTAPQGAEALKVILHRCRDLNARLFQVGKEVGFKISEQDPEHLSMDLGGTFGKLTNVELGLSGDFQAENAATAFAALRTLQFRNQQVGDAAIRKGFKEVYWPGRMQTVSKHPLMIADGAHNDYSAYRLKKAVETLYPDKNRILVLGISANKDIGGIVTNLVPQSRVLVITKAKHSRAASPEAIKKEAKKFAVPVIETENLAQALERAKELATPQDLVLVTGSLFLVGETLELLGKKK encoded by the coding sequence ATGACCTACCAGCACGCCATAGAATATTTGATGTCGTTTTTGGACCTGGAAAAAGCACCGGGACAAAAATATCACGACGATTCCTACAACCTGGACGGGTTCCGCCAGCTTTTAAGCCAGGTGGGAAATCCCCAGAATTCATTCAAGTCCATTCTGGTGGCCGGGACCAAGGGAAAAGGTTCCACGGCGGCCTTTATTGAAAGCGCGCTTCGGGCCCAGGGCATCAAAGCCGGGCTGTACACCTCGCCCCACCTGATAAGCTTTTGCGAGCGGATCCGGTTGAACGGCCGTAATATCCTGGAGCGCGATTTTGCCCAAAGGCTGGATTGCTTAAAGCCATTTTTGGAAAAACAGAAATTCAACACCGCCTCCCCGGCCGGGGGAAGTTCCACGGTATTTGAGATCCTGACCGCCATGGCCTTCCTTTATTTTCAGGAGATGGGCATCGAATGGGCGGTGCTGGAAGTGGGGGTGGGCGGGCGCTTGGACTGCACCAACGTGGTAAATCCCAGGGTCTCGGTTATCACCAACATCAGCCATGACCATACCGAGATCCTGGGGGACAGCCTTAAGGAGATCGCCGGTGAGAAAGCCGGGATCATCCGGCAGGACGGCCTGGTGGTCACCGCTCCCCAGGGAGCCGAAGCGCTGAAGGTCATTTTGCACAGGTGCCGGGACCTTAACGCCCGGCTGTTTCAGGTAGGCAAGGAAGTGGGATTCAAAATATCGGAGCAGGACCCGGAACATTTGAGCATGGACCTGGGCGGTACTTTTGGCAAACTTACCAACGTGGAACTGGGATTGTCCGGCGATTTCCAGGCCGAAAACGCTGCCACCGCTTTCGCCGCTTTAAGGACATTGCAGTTCCGCAACCAGCAGGTGGGCGATGCCGCCATCCGCAAGGGTTTTAAGGAAGTGTACTGGCCGGGCCGGATGCAGACGGTTTCCAAGCATCCTTTGATGATAGCGGACGGGGCCCATAACGATTATTCGGCTTACCGGCTAAAGAAAGCGGTGGAGACCCTGTATCCCGACAAAAACAGGATCCTGGTTCTGGGGATATCGGCCAACAAGGATATCGGAGGAATAGTCACCAACCTGGTTCCCCAAAGCCGGGTGCTGGTGATCACCAAAGCCAAGCATTCCAGGGCGGCTTCCCCGGAGGCCATCAAGAAAGAGGCCAAGAAATTCGCGGTGCCGGTGATCGAGACCGAAAACCTGGCCCAGGCGTTGGAGCGGGCCAAGGAACTGGCCACACCCCAGGATCTGGTGCTGGTGACCGGTTCGCTGTTTTTGGTGGGAGAGACGCTGGAACTGTTAGGCAAAAAAAAATAA
- a CDS encoding methyltransferase domain-containing protein, which yields MIRPLDQRNYDRLAQNDGESSQNYYRHAGPDMRLKTLLFLGAKLDPGKVLEIGCADGHVTESLKNALTGNRASGYFGLDISYISLQRAKAKGFGNVVKSEAEDLPFAKNSFDLVIASQVLEHVPNMERAVSQAYSVLRPGGCFIVTVPLADWFKLYKGLVRRTPVKFLDQETHIREWSLVPFQGFVSKNSLLVLLKKSGFAIKQCQGAFFYSWRLERLADRALLNWPWHYNILKGWDVLLGSIPVLLWTARYAVIITQKPEQII from the coding sequence ATGATCCGTCCTTTAGACCAACGCAATTACGACCGGCTGGCGCAAAACGACGGAGAAAGCTCCCAAAATTACTACCGGCACGCCGGGCCGGACATGAGGCTGAAAACGCTATTGTTCCTTGGGGCAAAATTAGATCCAGGGAAAGTATTGGAGATTGGCTGTGCCGACGGCCATGTGACGGAGTCTTTAAAAAACGCCTTGACCGGAAACCGTGCATCCGGATATTTTGGGTTGGACATTTCATACATATCCCTGCAGCGGGCCAAGGCCAAGGGTTTCGGCAATGTTGTCAAATCAGAGGCCGAAGACCTGCCGTTCGCAAAAAACAGTTTTGACCTGGTGATAGCCAGCCAGGTGCTGGAACATGTCCCAAACATGGAAAGGGCTGTAAGCCAGGCTTATTCGGTCCTCCGGCCCGGCGGCTGTTTCATTGTCACCGTTCCCCTGGCCGACTGGTTCAAGCTTTATAAGGGTCTGGTCCGGCGGACGCCGGTGAAATTTCTGGATCAGGAGACCCATATCCGGGAATGGTCGCTGGTCCCATTTCAGGGTTTCGTTTCCAAGAACAGTCTGTTGGTTCTGCTTAAAAAAAGCGGTTTCGCAATAAAGCAGTGCCAGGGGGCATTCTTCTACAGCTGGCGACTGGAACGACTGGCCGATAGAGCTTTGCTGAACTGGCCGTGGCATTATAATATTCTCAAAGGCTGGGATGTGCTGCTGGGCAGTATACCGGTCCTGCTATGGACGGCCAGATATGCCGTAATTATTACTCAAAAGCCGGAACAAATCATCTGA
- a CDS encoding DNA-3-methyladenine glycosylase I: MTVKQTCPWPQDDAQMVEYHDTEWGVPLHNDQKLFEFLVLDAFQAGLSWSTILHKRENFRKAFKNFDPKKVARFTQPDIQRLLADQGIIRNRLKIEATVKNAKAFLKIQKEFGTFGKYIWSFVGYQPIDNKWETVSQIPTSSVQSDDMSKDLKARGFSFVGTTICYAFMQAAGMVNDHLVSCFRHGEVSGNAKNQ, translated from the coding sequence ATCACTGTAAAACAAACCTGCCCTTGGCCCCAGGACGACGCCCAAATGGTGGAATACCACGATACCGAATGGGGCGTCCCTTTGCACAATGACCAAAAACTCTTTGAGTTCCTGGTGCTGGATGCCTTTCAGGCCGGCCTAAGTTGGAGCACCATTCTGCACAAAAGGGAGAATTTTCGAAAAGCATTCAAGAACTTTGATCCCAAGAAAGTGGCCCGGTTCACCCAGCCCGACATCCAGCGGCTGCTGGCGGATCAGGGGATAATCCGCAACCGGCTGAAGATCGAGGCCACGGTGAAGAACGCCAAGGCCTTTTTGAAGATCCAAAAAGAATTCGGCACTTTTGGAAAATACATCTGGTCCTTCGTGGGATATCAGCCGATCGATAATAAATGGGAAACCGTCAGCCAGATACCAACCTCCAGCGTCCAGTCTGACGATATGTCAAAAGATCTCAAGGCCCGGGGATTCAGTTTCGTGGGCACCACCATCTGCTACGCCTTCATGCAGGCGGCCGGGATGGTCAACGACCACTTGGTGAGCTGCTTCCGGCACGGGGAAGTGTCGGGGAATGCCAAAAACCAATAG
- a CDS encoding tyrosine-protein phosphatase, whose translation MKIFTVLGLLLIAVITLTCNPGRPRPDNWAQPVSLAGVPNLFQVSNDLYRSAQPDSQGMKNLKQLGIKTVVNLRSFHTDQDELGNTGPAGEHIYMVAWHPEKEEAVRFLKIVSDSARTPVLVHCQHGSDRTGTMCAIYRVTVQGWSKEEAIREMTGGGFGFHQMFVNLPKWINDLDIEQVRKEAGITFIPPPAAPKANPPRQK comes from the coding sequence ATGAAAATATTCACAGTTTTAGGACTGCTCTTGATTGCGGTCATTACCCTGACCTGCAATCCCGGCCGTCCCCGCCCCGACAACTGGGCCCAGCCGGTGAGCCTGGCCGGGGTGCCCAATCTTTTCCAGGTAAGTAATGACCTTTACCGCAGCGCCCAGCCCGACTCCCAGGGAATGAAGAACCTCAAACAGCTGGGGATCAAGACCGTCGTCAATCTAAGGTCGTTTCACACCGACCAGGATGAGCTCGGGAATACCGGCCCGGCCGGGGAACACATATACATGGTGGCCTGGCATCCGGAAAAAGAGGAAGCGGTCAGGTTCCTGAAAATTGTCTCCGACAGCGCCAGGACTCCGGTGCTGGTCCATTGTCAGCACGGCTCCGACCGCACCGGGACGATGTGCGCCATATACCGGGTGACGGTCCAGGGTTGGAGCAAGGAGGAAGCTATCAGGGAAATGACCGGTGGCGGCTTTGGCTTCCACCAGATGTTCGTTAACCTGCCCAAGTGGATCAATGACCTGGACATCGAACAGGTGAGAAAAGAAGCGGGAATCACATTCATCCCGCCCCCGGCAGCACCGAAGGCCAATCCGCCCCGGCAGAAATGA